From the Manis pentadactyla isolate mManPen7 chromosome 7, mManPen7.hap1, whole genome shotgun sequence genome, one window contains:
- the PRSS37 gene encoding probable inactive serine protease 37, translating into MADLLHVDAADGISALHRPLREESWVFLRRSLSCEFHTLFIFFWTFFSAHSSVQKEDHAPYLVYLKSHFNPCVGVLIKNNWVLAPAHCYLPNLKVMLGNFRVRVRDGTEQTINPIQIIRYWNYSHTSPQDDLMLIKLAKPANYSHKVQPLSLATSSVWPGTICLLSGLDWSQDNSGRHPDLRQNLEAPVMSDEECQKTKQGKSHRNSLCVKFVKMLSRIFGEVAVATVICKNKLQGIEVGHFMGGDVGIYTDVHKYISWIESVTEDR; encoded by the exons ATGGCGGACTTGCTGCATGTGGATGCAGCGGATGGAATCTCAGCGCTCCACAGGCCACTGCGAGAAGAAAGCTGG GTGTTCCTGAGGAGAAGCCTGAGCTGCGAGTTCCATACTTTGTTCATCTTCTTCT GGACATTCTTCTCTGCTCACTCATCTGTGCAGAAGGAAGACCATGCTCCCTATTTGGTATACCTCAAGTCTCACTTCAACCCCTGTGTGGGTGTCCTTATCAAAAACAACTGGGTGCTGGCCCCAGCTCACTGCTACTTACC AAATCTGAAAGTGATGCTGGGAAATTTCAGGGTCAGAGTCCGAGATGGGACAGAACAGACAATTAACCCCATCCAGATTATCCGTTACTGGAACTACAGTCATACCTCCCCCCAGGATGACCTCATGCTCATCAAGCTGGCTAAACCTGCCAACTACAGCCACAAAGTCCAGCCCCTTTCCCTCGCCACCAGCAGTGTCTGGCCAGGCACCATCTGTCTGCTTTCAGGTCTGGACTGGAGCCAAGACAACAGTG GCAGACACCCTGATTTAAGGCAGAACCTGGAGGCCCCTGTGATGTCTGATGAAGAATGCCAGAAAACTAAACAAGGGAAAAGCCACAGGAACTCCTTGTGTGTTAAGTTTGTGAAAATGCTCAGCCGAATTTTTGGG GAGGTGGCCGTTGCTACTGTCATCTGCAAGAACAAGCTCCAGGGGATCGAGGTCGGACACTTCATGGGCGGGGATGTGGGCATCTACACCGATGTTCACAAATATATATCCTGGATTGAGAGCGTCACTGAAGACAGATGA